The DNA window gaagggagtggaGGCCACAGTCTCCCAGTGGGTGATGCTTTTGCTGCTGCTTAATCCGACTTCCTCTCCAGAACAGAGAGGGATTTGGAGAGCAAAGGCCCCTGCTCCCTTCGCTCCTTTCCTCATCATTTGCATTGGGCATTACTGCCCCCCCCTTGAAGCAATAACTCCAAGCAGGCTCCAGCCCCTGGGCCCCTGGGGTGGCCAGGGCGCCCCCATCAGCTCCCACCCAGCCTCCTCACGGGGTAGGGAGAGCACTGTCTCTATGCCCTGCAGAGCAATAacactatatttatttttgggtttGGCCAGGGAGGCGCAGGGACATGGGGCAAGCCAGGGCCCAGAGCCCTCGGCTGTACAGAGActctattttaatgtatatttgcTGCAAAGAGAAACCGCTTTTGGTTTTGAAcctttaatgagaaaaaaaatataataccGAGCTCAAGAACACCGTGTGTTTGGTGTGTCACTGGACCAAGGGTTGGGGATACACAGGATAGAAGTAGCAAGCAGGATATACGTAAACAAAGATACACACGCTCACAAAATGAAAAACGGGCCTGGCACGcttttaagtctcagtttcctcatcactCAGCAGCATGTTGGGGATCCCACGGCTGATGGGGAACAGACGTCCCGACTCTGGGCACTGCAGGGTGCCCTCCAACACATCCACCTGcgggaagaggggaagagagctGAGCACTGACAGCCTCCAGGTGTGGGTGTATGGCCAGGAAGCAAGTAATGGGCCGGTTCTCACCTCCAGCAGAACGTGGTGCATCTCTCTCAGAAATCTCTCGTCATGCTCATATCCCTGAATCGGCTCTTTGGGCACCTCGACCAGATGCAACTGTGGGCAAGAGGCCTAAATCATCTCTGGGTATCCCCGTCACTCGCCCTGAGGCCAGGCTCCCTGGCCTGGTGTAAAGGGCTGCGGtgagaccaccccccccccaccaaggtgTGCACGGGAGAAAACGAGGGTCCTCACGGTGTCGGCAGCCTCCAGAAGCGCCGCCCACTCCACTTTGGGTATCATACGAGCTACGAAGTCGGGGTTGAACTCCACAGGGCTGATGCGGACCTCGGTGGCCTGCGCGGTGGAGAGATTTAGTTAGGCAGGGACCAGATCTTGGTTCTCCTACCGCCGCCCCCAGGAGAGGGGCCCAAGATCGCCCCCGGCCGGTACCTGGAGGCGCAGGGGGAAGCCACGGGGCCCCACCCCCCGCACATGCGAGCTCAGCAGGTTGTGGGTGAGCAGCTTCATGTCGACGCTACGCGCTCTCGCAAAGCCGGAACCGGAAGGAGGCCAGATTTCCCTCGCGTCATTTCCGGGGCTGCTCCGCTCTATCCTATTGGACAGCTGGGAGGAGCGGAAACGGCGAACTTACTAAACTTCCCGTGCTCGCCGGAGCGGAGGTCGGATGGGATCAAGCGCTGCTCCCGGAAGCGTTTTGGCAGGGGATTGCTACGGCGCAGGCCCAGTGGTTTTGGCTGAGGCAAACCTCAAATTGCTACAAGTCGTGTACAATGCAAATATGTAAAACAGCTGCAATGCAGGGGCCTTCGTGGAATGCAAAGTAAATATGCTTTACTCCTACACAGGCGCCTGACACCATCGTTCCTCGGTTAAGGAACGGAAATACTGCCCCAATCCGTAAATTATGCCAATCAAAACAGCAGCACCCTATCCTTGCATGCAAATAAGCTGCGCGGCAGCCGAAAGCTCCGCCCATTTGCAAGTGCGCAAGTGATCCAGTCCCTCATGCAGATGAGCCGAGCCGTGTCGAAGACTCTGCCCTGAGCGCGGCGCCCGCGCCTGCGCAGTGGAGGCGCCTCGCAGTGGGCCGGGGCGACCTACGCCCCGCCTTTTGCTCCGCCTTTTGCAGGATTGCGTGATAGCACCTTTGTCCCGCCCAGCCTTCTACCTTAGCCGTGAGGCAGGGGCGGGGCAATTGTGGCTTCGAGGCCCGGTATGCCGCTGGCGTGGCTGTGCACCCTGGGCAGTAGAGCGGGCTCGGCGGCCTCTCGGGTGGCCGTCGTTGAGTGTgcggcagcggcagcagcggGAGCTGGAGGGTGCGTGAAAGGAGGCCTAGAGTGGACGCTTGGCGGGGTCCGAGGTTTCAGAAGCGCTGCTGTAGGCATGGCCCCGATCAAGGTGACCGTTGGCCCAGCCAGGCCTGACCTCTTCGCGGCCCCCCCGGCCCACCGCCTGTTTGCCCAAGCCCCTTCGTCCCGCTTGTCTGGGGGAGAGTCACCCTCTTTCTTACCCTCCGGACCCCTCCCCGCTGCCCTAGAGGCTCCTCCCGCCGTCTGTCCCCCCTCATCCCTTCATCAAGACCCTGTGGCTGCAACGTTGTCGCCAGTTTTAGGGGCCTCGTGCCCCATCTCCTGGGACAGTCAAGGCTTTTGGGCCTTCCCCTCGTCTCCCTTCCGCATCCACCTTGGGACACCTGTGTTGAGTCTTCACCATTTTCAGGAGATTGATTGAGTACCGTGGCTTCCCCCACCTTATGGAACCATCTCCTTTACCCTTTTCAATCCCCGTACGTGCCCTCCTCCATACCTTCCCACCCCCATTGCACTCCACTCGTGGCCAATTCCCACACTTCTGAGTTTTTCACCCTTCTCATCTTCTGGAACCATCCCCAGCTCCTTGGGAGTCCCCTTTGCCCCACAGTCTTTTGAGATCTCCCCCCTCCTTCTGCTTCATCCTACAACCAACTGCTGGGTTTCTCAGAGGCACTCCCCTCACCCCTGactttccccccttttctctACCTTCTCTGGCCCCATGAAGCCCTCACACTCCCAGGTAGACTGATCCCTCCCCCTTCAAGggattccttcttttattctctACCCTCTGGATGTAGGAACCTGCACCCCACTCCCCAACTTTCCCACCTTCTGCtgccttccctttttctcttcttgaggGTGGGACACCCAGCCATGGTCGGGATCCCCTCCCTCCGCGTTGTCagggcctcctcctcccctcctcctcctgcccatcTACCCCAGTCCTTTCCTGTAACTCAGCTTGTTTACTCAACCTCTTGCGACACCTGGAGAGGACTCTCCCGTTTTCTGTTGTCACCAACTGGCCCTTAAGAGGAATAGGGCCACCTTGAAACCTGGAGGATGTGGGGTAACCAGGTGGTTGCTGGGGAGGGACCTCTGGAAGCTCTGACAGGGTTGGACTTTCCCGCTGGGTGTCAACCCTGGCTCCACCGGACCAGGCAGGGCTACTTGGCCCTTTGTGCGCCATCCACCACCCGCTGCTGCCCTGGCCTTGGCCTCCTGCACCCCCCCTCACTCCTTACCTTGGTGTCATTCCCTCTAGGTGGGAGATGCCATCCCATCGGTGGTGGTATTCGAAGGGAAGCCTGGGAACAAGGTGAACCTGGCAGAGCTGTTCAAGGGCAAGAAGGGGGTGCTCTTTGGAGTCCCTGGGGCCTTTACCCCCGGCTGTTCCAAGGTGAGGGCTGCCCTTCTGGGGCTCAGCAATTGGGATCTTGTGTACATGTTTGTATTGTTCATTAGTCCTTTACATAGTCCTGGGGTAGCTTGTACCAAGAGAATGTAGATGATGTGACAGTTAAAAAACCgttattgggtttttaaaaaataagttgagGCTGTGAACAGGTACCAGGAATGTAGGAGAAAAGGTGATGCAATGAAATCCAACACTTCTCATTGATCCTGCTGGGTGACAGGCACTGTGGAAGGAACTTGGGACTTGGGTGAATGAGACATAGTCCTGCCCATGGGAAGCTCACGGTCTTGTCCAAGGAACACTTAAGTTTGGATCCGAGCTTCCTAGTGGCCAAGGCAAAAAGGAACTGTGGCTTACACAGTTCTCATTGTCTGATCAGAGCTGTTGAAGTAGAGAAGTGAGGAGGGCCTAGAGATGAAGGGTAGGCTGAGGAGCAGAGGCAATTATCCATCTTCTGATTCTTTGtttcccctccccagacccaCCTGCCAGGGTACGTGGAGCAGGCTGGCACTCTGAAGGCCAAGGGGATCGAGGTGGTGGCGTGTCTGAGCGTTAATGATGTCTTTGTGACTGAAGAGTGGGGACGAGCGCACAACACAGAAGGCAAGGTGAGGTGTTGGTCCTGCGGGGAATCAGGGGCCAAGCAGGAGATTTTTCTTGTGACCTTACTTTCTCCTTAGGTTCGGCTCCTGGCCGACCCCACTGGGGCCTTTGGAAAGGTGAGTGCATCCGCCCCCCCTAGCCTCCATCTTGGAAGCAGGGACTTGGAGGGACATGGCCAGTGTGGGGACCAGCCAGGTCTGGGAGTTCCTGACCTTTCCTTTGCTTCTCCTTTCAGGAGACAGATTTGTTACTAGATGATTCACTGGTGTCCCTCTTTGGGAATCGACGGCTGAAGAGGTAAAAGGAGGAGGGTTTCCTGCACGGTTCCCCTGCT is part of the Balaenoptera musculus isolate JJ_BM4_2016_0621 chromosome 8, mBalMus1.pri.v3, whole genome shotgun sequence genome and encodes:
- the TRMT112 gene encoding multifunctional methyltransferase subunit TRM112-like protein, producing the protein MKLLTHNLLSSHVRGVGPRGFPLRLQATEVRISPVEFNPDFVARMIPKVEWAALLEAADTLHLVEVPKEPIQGYEHDERFLREMHHVLLEVDVLEGTLQCPESGRLFPISRGIPNMLLSDEETET
- the PRDX5 gene encoding peroxiredoxin-5, mitochondrial codes for the protein MPLAWLCTLGSRAGSAASRVAVVECAAAAAAGAGGCVKGGLEWTLGGVRGFRSAAVGMAPIKVGDAIPSVVVFEGKPGNKVNLAELFKGKKGVLFGVPGAFTPGCSKTHLPGYVEQAGTLKAKGIEVVACLSVNDVFVTEEWGRAHNTEGKVRLLADPTGAFGKETDLLLDDSLVSLFGNRRLKRFSMVIEDGIVKSLNVEPDGTGLTCSLASNIISQL